The Sphaeramia orbicularis chromosome 16, fSphaOr1.1, whole genome shotgun sequence genome window below encodes:
- the gpatch4 gene encoding G patch domain-containing protein 4 isoform X3 produces the protein MTEVVQEKSRGIKFAEQQLLRHGWKHGKGLGRDENGISEAIKVKVKCDKGGVGHQEGEQFTFHWWDHVFNKASSNLQVESDQDGIKLKKMVEEDEDDGTISNKKPRKAALAKAKLYGSFVKSATLLSGQEQPEKKASDSDDSSSDEEADRRLDLSTTTQLSDADLMKACGGRTAHKGARHGLKMSAKLARLEQQEAEFMAKYGKKSQSASVSPDCVAATPPITEQGGESQEETGEGKQKKKKRSAGSVNGINDDDGTACEKDQPKKKKKKKRKDSENIAADISSTVICVENGETENSTKTKKKHKKKKNDDGKEKAAEIPEEVAEVSTEPHDKVKKKKKKSSKDDSDVGARTSEDEPAAVAEEPPTGGL, from the exons ATGACAGAAGTTGTGCAAGAGAAAAGTCGAGGCATAAAATTTGCAGAGCAGCAGCTTCTGCGTCACGGCTGGAAGCATG GTAAAGGATTGGGCCGGGATGAAAATGGCATATCTGAAGCCATCAAGGTCAAAGTCAAATGTGACAAAGGAGGG GTGGGTCACCAAGAAGGGGAGCAGTTCACCTTCCACTGGTGGGATCATGTGTTCAACAAGGCCTCCTCCAACCTGCAAGTGGAGTCAGACCAG GATGGTATTAAGTTGAAGAAGATGGTGGAGGAAGATGAAGACGATGGAACAATTTCTAATAAGAAACCGAGGAAGGCTGCACTGGCTAAAGCCAAACTGTATGGGTCCTTTGTCAAG tcaGCCACCCTGCTGTCGGGGCAGGAGCAGCCAGAGAAAAAAGCATCAGATTCGGACGACAGCAGCTCAGATGAGGAGGCTGACCGCAGACTGGACCTGTCCACCACCACCCA ACTCTCTGATGCTGATCTCATGAAGGCTTGTGGAGGACGCACAGCGCACAA GGGAGCACGACACGGCCTGAAAATGAGCGCCAAGTTAGCCAGACTGGAGCAGCAGGAAGCGGAATTCATGGCCAAATACGGCAAGAAGAGCCAATCAGCAAGCGTTTCACCAGACTGTGTGGCAGCGACTCCACCAATCACTGAGCAGGGAGGTGAGAGCCAAGAGGAGACGGGTGAGggcaaacagaagaagaagaagagatctGCTGGGAGCGTTAATGGGATAAATGATGATGACGGCACCGCCTGTGAAAAGGATCAacccaaaaagaagaaaaaaaagaaaaggaaagactcAGAAAATATAGCAGCAGACATTTCCTCTACAGTGATATGTGTAGAAAATGGTGAAACAGAAAATtccaccaaaacaaaaaagaaacacaaaaagaagaaaaacgacGACGGCAAAGAAAAAGCAGCAGAGATTCCAGAGGAGGTGGCTGAGGTTTCCACAGAGCCGCAcgacaaagtgaagaaaaagaagaagaaatcttCCAAAGACGACAGCGATGTTGGAGCTCGGACTTCAGAGGACGAACCGGCAGCAGTCGCAGAGGAGCCGCCCACAGGAG
- the gpatch4 gene encoding G patch domain-containing protein 4 isoform X2: MTEVVQEKSRGIKFAEQQLLRHGWKHGKGLGRDENGISEAIKVKVKCDKGGVGHQEGEQFTFHWWDHVFNKASSNLQVESDQDGIKLKKMVEEDEDDGTISNKKPRKAALAKAKLYGSFVKSATLLSGQEQPEKKASDSDDSSSDEEADRRLDLSTTTQLSDADLMKACGGRTAHKGARHGLKMSAKLARLEQQEAEFMAKYGKKSQSASVSPDCVAATPPITEQGGESQEETGEGKQKKKKRSAGSVNGINDDDGTACEKDQPKKKKKKKRKDSENIAADISSTVICVENGETENSTKTKKKHKKKKNDDGKEKAAEIPEEVAEVSTEPHDKVKKKKKKSSKDDSDVGARTSEDEPAAVAEEPPTGAL; encoded by the exons ATGACAGAAGTTGTGCAAGAGAAAAGTCGAGGCATAAAATTTGCAGAGCAGCAGCTTCTGCGTCACGGCTGGAAGCATG GTAAAGGATTGGGCCGGGATGAAAATGGCATATCTGAAGCCATCAAGGTCAAAGTCAAATGTGACAAAGGAGGG GTGGGTCACCAAGAAGGGGAGCAGTTCACCTTCCACTGGTGGGATCATGTGTTCAACAAGGCCTCCTCCAACCTGCAAGTGGAGTCAGACCAG GATGGTATTAAGTTGAAGAAGATGGTGGAGGAAGATGAAGACGATGGAACAATTTCTAATAAGAAACCGAGGAAGGCTGCACTGGCTAAAGCCAAACTGTATGGGTCCTTTGTCAAG tcaGCCACCCTGCTGTCGGGGCAGGAGCAGCCAGAGAAAAAAGCATCAGATTCGGACGACAGCAGCTCAGATGAGGAGGCTGACCGCAGACTGGACCTGTCCACCACCACCCA ACTCTCTGATGCTGATCTCATGAAGGCTTGTGGAGGACGCACAGCGCACAA GGGAGCACGACACGGCCTGAAAATGAGCGCCAAGTTAGCCAGACTGGAGCAGCAGGAAGCGGAATTCATGGCCAAATACGGCAAGAAGAGCCAATCAGCAAGCGTTTCACCAGACTGTGTGGCAGCGACTCCACCAATCACTGAGCAGGGAGGTGAGAGCCAAGAGGAGACGGGTGAGggcaaacagaagaagaagaagagatctGCTGGGAGCGTTAATGGGATAAATGATGATGACGGCACCGCCTGTGAAAAGGATCAacccaaaaagaagaaaaaaaagaaaaggaaagactcAGAAAATATAGCAGCAGACATTTCCTCTACAGTGATATGTGTAGAAAATGGTGAAACAGAAAATtccaccaaaacaaaaaagaaacacaaaaagaagaaaaacgacGACGGCAAAGAAAAAGCAGCAGAGATTCCAGAGGAGGTGGCTGAGGTTTCCACAGAGCCGCAcgacaaagtgaagaaaaagaagaagaaatcttCCAAAGACGACAGCGATGTTGGAGCTCGGACTTCAGAGGACGAACCGGCAGCAGTCGCAGAGGAGCCGCCCACAGGAG
- the gpatch4 gene encoding G patch domain-containing protein 4 isoform X1 codes for MTEVVQEKSRGIKFAEQQLLRHGWKHGKGLGRDENGISEAIKVKVKCDKGGVGHQEGEQFTFHWWDHVFNKASSNLQVESDQDGIKLKKMVEEDEDDGTISNKKPRKAALAKAKLYGSFVKSATLLSGQEQPEKKASDSDDSSSDEEADRRLDLSTTTQLSDADLMKACGGRTAHKGARHGLKMSAKLARLEQQEAEFMAKYGKKSQSASVSPDCVAATPPITEQGGESQEETGEGKQKKKKRSAGSVNGINDDDGTACEKDQPKKKKKKKRKDSENIAADISSTVICVENGETENSTKTKKKHKKKKNDDGKEKAAEIPEEVAEVSTEPHDKVKKKKKKSSKDDSDVGARTSEDEPAAVAEEPPTGGQKRKQDSISGDNAADQEALPPKKKKKKKSKH; via the exons ATGACAGAAGTTGTGCAAGAGAAAAGTCGAGGCATAAAATTTGCAGAGCAGCAGCTTCTGCGTCACGGCTGGAAGCATG GTAAAGGATTGGGCCGGGATGAAAATGGCATATCTGAAGCCATCAAGGTCAAAGTCAAATGTGACAAAGGAGGG GTGGGTCACCAAGAAGGGGAGCAGTTCACCTTCCACTGGTGGGATCATGTGTTCAACAAGGCCTCCTCCAACCTGCAAGTGGAGTCAGACCAG GATGGTATTAAGTTGAAGAAGATGGTGGAGGAAGATGAAGACGATGGAACAATTTCTAATAAGAAACCGAGGAAGGCTGCACTGGCTAAAGCCAAACTGTATGGGTCCTTTGTCAAG tcaGCCACCCTGCTGTCGGGGCAGGAGCAGCCAGAGAAAAAAGCATCAGATTCGGACGACAGCAGCTCAGATGAGGAGGCTGACCGCAGACTGGACCTGTCCACCACCACCCA ACTCTCTGATGCTGATCTCATGAAGGCTTGTGGAGGACGCACAGCGCACAA GGGAGCACGACACGGCCTGAAAATGAGCGCCAAGTTAGCCAGACTGGAGCAGCAGGAAGCGGAATTCATGGCCAAATACGGCAAGAAGAGCCAATCAGCAAGCGTTTCACCAGACTGTGTGGCAGCGACTCCACCAATCACTGAGCAGGGAGGTGAGAGCCAAGAGGAGACGGGTGAGggcaaacagaagaagaagaagagatctGCTGGGAGCGTTAATGGGATAAATGATGATGACGGCACCGCCTGTGAAAAGGATCAacccaaaaagaagaaaaaaaagaaaaggaaagactcAGAAAATATAGCAGCAGACATTTCCTCTACAGTGATATGTGTAGAAAATGGTGAAACAGAAAATtccaccaaaacaaaaaagaaacacaaaaagaagaaaaacgacGACGGCAAAGAAAAAGCAGCAGAGATTCCAGAGGAGGTGGCTGAGGTTTCCACAGAGCCGCAcgacaaagtgaagaaaaagaagaagaaatcttCCAAAGACGACAGCGATGTTGGAGCTCGGACTTCAGAGGACGAACCGGCAGCAGTCGCAGAGGAGCCGCCCACAGGAGgtcagaaaagaaaacaggacAGTATATCAGGAGACAATGCTGCTGACCAGGAGGCACTTCctccaaagaagaagaaaaagaagaaatccAAACATTAA